The stretch of DNA AAAGGAGAGTGAAAATGAAAATACTTGTGACAGGAGGCGCCGGATTTATTGGTTCAAACGTAGTGGATGGCTACATTAATGAGGGGCATGAGGTCGTTATCATTGATAATTTAAGTACCGGCAAGGTAGAAAATATAAATAAAAAGGCAAATTTTTATCTGATGGATTTATGCTCCAAAGAATGTTCAAAAGTCTTTGAGATAGAAAAACCTGACGTAGTAAATCATCATGGGGCGCAGATGTCAGTGCCTGCCTCAGTAAATGACCCGATGTTTGATGCAAACGTAAATATTTTAGGATTTCTAAACATTGTTGAACTCTCTGTAAAGTTTAGTGTAAAGAAGTTTATTTTTATATCCTCCGGCGGTGCTGTTTATGGTGAGGCAGGAGATACTCCTTCTGCTGAGACATCTCCTGTAACTCCTCTTTCGCCATACGCAATAACCAAACTAACTGCCGAGTATTATTTGAATTTTTATCGCCACCAATATGGGCTTAATTACACGGTATTAAGATATGCCAATATTTTTGGGCAAAGACAAACGCCGCATGCTGAGGCAGGGGTTGTCGCTATTTTTATGGAAAAACTTATTTCCGGCACAGTGCCTGTGATTTATAGTTTTCCGGATGAACCGGACGGCATGATACGAGACTACTGTTATGTGAAAGACGTGGTAAGGGCAAATGTGACAGCGCTGACAAAGGGCACTGGGCAAGTGGTAAACATAGGCACCTCAGTTGAGACAACAACTGGAGAGCTTTACCGAACCATACTTGAGTGTGCACGGCAAAACGGATATGCCAAAGAAGACAGATTTAGTGTACCTGTAAAGGGGCCGGCGCGCCCCGGTGATTTAAGAAAAAGCACCTTAAACATTTCTAAGGCTGAAGAGGTGCTCGGCTGGAAACCACTGTATGCTTTAAAGTCAGGGCTTTCCGAAACGTTTGACTTCTACATGGGAAAACAATCTGAGTAACCTCTCATTACATATCTTCCTGTAGCGATTGTGTTTGATGTTCATACACCACTACCTTATTTCTGCCGCTTTCTTTGGCTTTATAGAGTGCTGCATCAGCGTATTTTACACACTGCCAAAACTTATCCCCATGAGTCAGATACTCACTGACGCCGATACTCACTGTGCGTTGCAGCACCTCCCCTGAAATCTCTATAATTTCATCCTGAACTTTCTGTCTTATCTTTTCAGCCAGTTCTAAAGATTTTCCCGCCGCAACATCTACTAAAAGCACTATAATTTCCTCCCCGCCATATCGTACTACGATGTCAGAGTTCCTTATGGTGTTTTTTATAAGCACTGCAATTCTCTTAAGCACCTGATCTCCTGCGTCGTGGCCATAGGTGTCATTAACCTGTTTAAAGAAATCTATATCAATCATCAAAATACCAAGGAGAGTACATCTTCTTACAGCCTGTGAGCAAAGGTTGGTACTAACCTCATCAAGGTACCGTCTATTGTATAAACCTGTCAATTGATCCACTAATGACTGCTCTCTGAGAAGTTCCATAAAGGTCTTTGCCTCTAACACCGGCTCACCCTCCAACAAATAACTCTTAATGTATGGGAGCACACCAGTAACTTCATCCACTCTGTCATTGTTATAAACTATCTGTAACACATCTCCAACCTGGCCACCAATATAGACCGGTATACAGAAATGTCCATTGTGTGCTTTAAGCTCACTATTTCCAGTGCAGAAATGAGGGCAAATGACCGGAAAATCCCTAGAATCTACCATAGTACCGGTTCTGTTTGCCCTGCACTCATGTGCATTAGCTGTGATTAAATTACTACACCATAAGACATTATTATCTCCATATGATTGAGACACATCACTACGCGCAGATATGGTAGTGATTGTATTATTGCGTTGTGTGACCTCGTAGATTGAGTACTCAGTAA from Nitrospirota bacterium encodes:
- a CDS encoding GDP-mannose 4,6-dehydratase, which translates into the protein MKILVTGGAGFIGSNVVDGYINEGHEVVIIDNLSTGKVENINKKANFYLMDLCSKECSKVFEIEKPDVVNHHGAQMSVPASVNDPMFDANVNILGFLNIVELSVKFSVKKFIFISSGGAVYGEAGDTPSAETSPVTPLSPYAITKLTAEYYLNFYRHQYGLNYTVLRYANIFGQRQTPHAEAGVVAIFMEKLISGTVPVIYSFPDEPDGMIRDYCYVKDVVRANVTALTKGTGQVVNIGTSVETTTGELYRTILECARQNGYAKEDRFSVPVKGPARPGDLRKSTLNISKAEEVLGWKPLYALKSGLSETFDFYMGKQSE